A section of the Nitrospirota bacterium genome encodes:
- the rnk gene encoding nucleoside diphosphate kinase regulator, translated as MAKRKLFITEYDKSRLEELIAVAEEFGRHDRKDLESLSEELDKAVVVSPKDVPPDVVTMNSKVVLRDLDTSDEMTYVLVFPRDANISLGAISVLAPVGTAILGYAKGDVVKWSVPSGVRRIRIEKILYQPEAAGDYHL; from the coding sequence ATGGCAAAAAGAAAGTTGTTTATTACTGAGTATGACAAATCGAGACTCGAGGAACTCATTGCGGTGGCCGAGGAGTTTGGCCGCCATGACAGGAAGGATCTGGAGTCTCTGTCAGAAGAATTGGATAAGGCAGTAGTAGTGTCTCCCAAAGATGTGCCTCCAGATGTGGTAACAATGAACTCAAAGGTCGTCCTGCGTGATCTGGATACTTCTGATGAAATGACCTATGTCCTTGTTTTTCCAAGAGATGCAAACATCAGTTTGGGGGCTATCTCGGTTCTCGCCCCTGTGGGCACGGCGATCCTTGGATACGCTAAAGGTGATGTTGTGAAATGGTCTGTTCCGTCTGGAGTGCGCCGAATCCGCATCGAGAAAATTCTTTACCAGCCCGAAGCGGCCGGAGATTATCATCTATAA
- the clpB gene encoding ATP-dependent chaperone ClpB, whose product MQINKLTYKAQEAVAEAQKAAEGYAHQQVDTAHLMLSLIRQKDGIVPQILKKLGADITLIEKELYRELEKMPKVSGPGKIGQIYITQKLNDVFGAAEKEADQLHDEYVSTEHILIAMIEIDSPVSRILKNTGISKENILKVLVEIRGAQTVTDQNPEDKYQALTRYSRDLTELARKGKLDPVIGRDDEIRRVIQVLSRRTKNNPVLIGEPGVGKTAIAEGLAQRVVAGDVPEGLKKKRVVSLDMGALIAGSKYRGEFEDRLKAVIKEIEQSEGQIILFIDELHTLVGAGAAEGAIDASNMLKPALARGELRCVGATTIDEYRKHIEKDAALERRFQPITVTEPSVEDTISILRGLKERYEVHHGVRIKDSAIVAAAVLSNRYITDRFLPDKAIDLIDESASRLRIEIDSMPSELDEIERRIRQLEIERQAVKKERDPASIERLGKIEKELADLKESGSTLRAQWQSEKGTIGKIRSLKEQIEATRIQSEQAERGGDLEKAAELRYGRLPELQKQLEEENRRLTESHDTVKLLKEEVDEEDIAEIVSKWTGIPVAKMLEGEVQKLLQIEDNLRRRVVGQDEAISAVANAVRRARAGIQDPNRPLGSFIFMGPTGVGKTELAKALAEFLFDNEQAMIRIDMSEFMEKHTVAKLIGAPPGYVGYEEGGHLTEAVRRKPYSVLLFDEIEKAHPDVFNILLQLLDDGRLTDSHGRTVDFKNTVVIMTSNIGSQFIQELGGRNEEEMRKRVTEAMRSYFRPEFLNRVDDVIIFHTLDMEHLKRIVDIQLTRLLKLLEEKQIQLKLTDAAKSSLAVEGYDPVFGARPLKRVIQRKLQNPLAMMILDGTIREGQTVTVDVKDGEIIFR is encoded by the coding sequence ATGCAGATAAATAAATTGACATACAAGGCTCAGGAGGCTGTGGCTGAGGCACAGAAGGCTGCTGAAGGCTACGCTCATCAGCAGGTTGATACTGCCCATCTCATGCTCTCGCTGATCAGGCAAAAGGACGGGATAGTCCCGCAAATCCTTAAGAAACTTGGCGCAGACATAACCTTAATTGAAAAGGAATTGTACAGGGAACTTGAGAAGATGCCGAAGGTCTCCGGCCCTGGGAAAATTGGACAAATTTATATAACCCAGAAACTCAATGACGTATTCGGGGCAGCAGAGAAAGAGGCAGACCAGCTTCATGACGAATATGTCAGCACCGAACACATTCTGATAGCAATGATTGAAATTGATAGCCCGGTCTCCAGAATACTGAAGAATACCGGAATATCGAAAGAGAATATCCTGAAAGTGCTGGTTGAGATTCGCGGAGCTCAGACAGTTACTGACCAGAATCCGGAAGACAAGTATCAGGCGCTGACAAGATACAGCAGGGACCTAACGGAACTTGCGAGAAAAGGGAAGCTCGATCCTGTAATTGGCAGGGATGATGAGATCAGGCGAGTTATTCAGGTGCTATCGAGAAGGACCAAGAACAATCCTGTGCTGATAGGAGAACCTGGTGTCGGCAAGACGGCTATTGCAGAAGGTCTGGCACAGCGTGTAGTTGCAGGTGATGTGCCTGAAGGTCTGAAAAAGAAGCGTGTCGTGTCACTTGACATGGGGGCTCTTATTGCGGGTTCGAAATACCGCGGAGAGTTTGAAGACCGGCTCAAGGCGGTCATTAAAGAGATAGAGCAGTCAGAGGGCCAGATTATACTTTTCATTGACGAGCTTCACACCCTTGTAGGCGCCGGGGCTGCAGAGGGCGCAATAGACGCATCCAACATGCTGAAACCAGCGCTTGCCAGAGGCGAACTAAGATGTGTCGGCGCCACTACAATTGACGAATACAGAAAGCATATAGAAAAGGATGCGGCACTCGAAAGACGGTTTCAGCCTATCACAGTCACAGAACCTTCTGTGGAGGATACGATATCCATTCTCAGAGGCCTTAAAGAACGCTATGAAGTGCATCATGGAGTACGGATTAAAGACTCTGCCATTGTGGCTGCCGCCGTTCTGTCCAACAGATACATCACTGACAGGTTCCTTCCTGATAAGGCTATTGACCTTATTGATGAGTCGGCCTCACGCCTTCGCATAGAGATAGACAGTATGCCTTCAGAGCTTGATGAGATCGAACGCCGGATACGCCAGCTCGAGATAGAGCGTCAGGCTGTAAAGAAGGAGCGGGACCCGGCTTCTATCGAGCGTCTGGGGAAGATAGAAAAGGAACTGGCAGACCTGAAGGAGAGCGGCTCAACATTGCGGGCGCAGTGGCAGAGTGAGAAGGGGACAATAGGGAAGATCAGGAGCCTCAAGGAGCAGATTGAAGCCACACGCATACAGTCAGAACAGGCTGAGAGGGGCGGTGACCTTGAAAAGGCGGCTGAGTTGAGATACGGAAGGCTTCCGGAACTGCAGAAACAGCTCGAGGAGGAAAACAGGCGGCTGACTGAGTCTCACGACACTGTAAAGCTCCTGAAGGAAGAGGTGGACGAGGAAGACATAGCAGAGATAGTATCGAAGTGGACAGGGATACCTGTAGCAAAGATGCTGGAAGGAGAGGTGCAAAAGTTGCTTCAAATTGAAGATAACCTGAGGCGCCGCGTTGTGGGACAGGATGAGGCCATTTCTGCAGTTGCGAATGCAGTACGCAGGGCCCGCGCAGGCATCCAGGACCCCAACAGACCGCTCGGCTCCTTCATCTTCATGGGACCGACCGGTGTTGGAAAGACTGAACTCGCAAAGGCTCTCGCAGAGTTCCTCTTTGATAATGAGCAGGCAATGATACGCATAGACATGTCTGAATTCATGGAAAAACATACAGTGGCAAAACTGATAGGCGCACCTCCGGGCTATGTCGGCTATGAAGAAGGGGGCCATCTTACAGAGGCAGTCAGGAGAAAACCTTACTCCGTATTATTGTTTGACGAGATCGAAAAGGCACATCCTGACGTATTCAACATACTCCTTCAATTATTGGATGACGGGAGACTGACTGACAGTCATGGCCGCACAGTTGATTTCAAGAATACTGTCGTTATTATGACCTCAAACATTGGAAGCCAGTTTATCCAGGAACTGGGCGGAAGGAATGAAGAAGAGATGAGAAAAAGGGTTACAGAGGCGATGCGCTCTTATTTCAGACCCGAGTTCTTAAACAGGGTCGATGATGTCATAATATTCCACACGCTTGACATGGAGCACCTGAAAAGGATCGTTGATATTCAATTGACGCGTCTCTTAAAGCTCCTGGAAGAAAAGCAGATTCAGCTTAAGCTGACAGACGCGGCTAAGTCATCCCTTGCAGTAGAGGGATATGACCCTGTCTTTGGAGCAAGGCCGCTCAAAAGGGTGATACAGCGAAAACTCCAGAACCCGCTTGCCATGATGATCTTAGATGGCACGATAAGAGAGGGACAGACCGTGACAGTTGACGTCAAGGACGGGGAGATTATTTTCAGGTGA
- the mtgA gene encoding monofunctional biosynthetic peptidoglycan transglycosylase, whose amino-acid sequence MKRVIYIILLSLAAVSLVCLFFFPNVSGYKMKNPKRTSMMEFKMAQWKKSGENRNIFQVWVPLSKISPYLLKAVLIAEDDKFWTHEGFDYEAIQKAAEKNIKAGKFRAGGSTISQQLAKNLFLTPEKSIIRKVREAIITWRIERALSKRRILELYLNVVEWGDGVYGAEAAARHYFGKSALELDPFEAARLAVVLPNPVRYNPAGEQKYVINRSNIIYNIMVRRGIVIPVYDEIQEEKAIDEGQPADIQSDAIQ is encoded by the coding sequence ATGAAAAGGGTTATATACATAATTCTATTATCACTTGCCGCCGTGTCCCTGGTCTGTCTTTTCTTCTTTCCAAATGTCTCCGGCTATAAAATGAAAAACCCGAAACGGACATCCATGATGGAGTTCAAGATGGCTCAGTGGAAGAAGAGCGGGGAAAATAGGAACATTTTTCAGGTCTGGGTGCCTCTATCAAAGATATCACCGTACCTCCTGAAGGCTGTGTTGATTGCTGAAGATGACAAGTTCTGGACCCATGAGGGATTCGACTACGAGGCCATACAAAAGGCGGCTGAAAAAAATATAAAGGCAGGGAAGTTCAGGGCAGGGGGCTCTACAATAAGCCAGCAGCTTGCCAAGAACCTGTTTCTTACGCCTGAAAAGTCTATCATAAGAAAGGTACGAGAGGCCATAATAACGTGGCGGATCGAGCGGGCATTGTCAAAAAGGAGGATACTTGAGCTTTATCTCAATGTTGTAGAGTGGGGCGATGGCGTATATGGCGCAGAGGCTGCAGCAAGGCATTATTTTGGAAAGAGTGCGCTGGAACTTGACCCGTTTGAGGCAGCGAGGCTTGCCGTAGTGCTGCCAAATCCTGTCAGATATAACCCTGCGGGTGAACAGAAGTATGTAATAAACCGTTCAAATATAATCTACAATATAATGGTACGGCGGGGTATTGTTATACCTGTATATGACGAGATTCAGGAGGAGAAGGCTATTGATGAAGGCCAACCTGCTGATATTCAGTCTGACGCTATACAGTAA
- a CDS encoding helix-turn-helix transcriptional regulator produces the protein MDTPLYMIGIVAQMLEIHPQTLRLYEREGLVVPGRSHGNTRLYSGRDVERLKFILHLTRDMGVNLAGIEIILRMRDQVDQMQREMGDLMTYLKEELRKELTKFSHKQDISGENYPGRKTRKVIRVKVGKGR, from the coding sequence ATGGACACCCCGCTTTATATGATAGGTATAGTTGCGCAGATGCTTGAAATCCATCCTCAAACCCTGCGTCTCTATGAAAGAGAGGGGCTTGTAGTACCCGGGAGGTCACACGGCAACACGAGACTGTACTCAGGGAGGGATGTTGAACGGTTAAAGTTCATTCTGCATCTTACCCGCGACATGGGTGTAAACCTGGCAGGAATTGAAATTATCCTCAGGATGAGGGATCAGGTGGACCAGATGCAGAGGGAGATGGGGGACCTGATGACCTATCTTAAGGAGGAGCTCAGGAAGGAGTTAACAAAGTTTAGTCACAAACAGGATATATCCGGAGAAAATTATCCCGGAAGAAAGACCCGTAAGGTAATAAGGGTCAAGGTGGGGAAAGGCAGGTAA
- the dnaJ gene encoding molecular chaperone DnaJ, protein MAKKDYYEILGVSRDADEKQLKKAFRKLARKYHPDLNPNNKAAEQHFKELNEAYEVLGDPAKRKQYDSFGHAAFETGAQANDGFRAWSGGFDQRTAQDRGFGSIFEDVFGDVFGGRRESKPAPEPGRDLHYNLEIDLIDAYHGTSTYITIQKETPCERCNGSGEDPGAKKTTCKTCNGKGKVDSGTGFMRVSSTCPQCNGLGRTSPPCPVCGGRGIKPKSEQIMVKIPPGVDNGTKVRVAGKGGTGLRGGRSGDLFIITSIRPDRFYERKENDLYCDVPVTVSEAALGARIEVPTMDGTASMTIPAGTQGGQLFRLKGKGMPLLKGGGSGDQYVKVIITIPRNIADADKELFRKISELYAENPREKILRRK, encoded by the coding sequence ATGGCCAAAAAGGATTACTACGAAATACTTGGGGTCAGCAGGGATGCTGACGAGAAGCAGCTTAAGAAGGCATTCAGAAAACTTGCCCGCAAATACCATCCTGACCTCAATCCCAACAATAAAGCGGCTGAGCAGCATTTCAAGGAGTTGAATGAGGCTTATGAGGTGCTTGGCGACCCGGCAAAGCGAAAGCAGTATGACTCCTTTGGGCATGCAGCGTTTGAGACCGGCGCCCAGGCAAACGACGGGTTCAGGGCATGGTCCGGCGGGTTTGATCAGAGAACCGCTCAGGACAGGGGCTTTGGCTCCATCTTTGAAGATGTATTTGGAGATGTATTCGGAGGGCGCAGGGAGTCAAAGCCGGCCCCTGAACCAGGCAGGGATTTGCATTATAACCTTGAGATTGACCTCATAGATGCGTATCACGGCACATCTACCTATATAACAATCCAGAAAGAAACACCATGTGAACGATGTAACGGCAGCGGAGAAGACCCTGGGGCAAAAAAGACCACCTGCAAGACCTGCAATGGAAAAGGTAAAGTAGACAGCGGAACCGGGTTTATGCGCGTTTCTTCCACCTGTCCTCAATGCAACGGCCTGGGGCGCACTTCGCCTCCATGCCCGGTGTGCGGCGGCCGGGGTATAAAACCAAAATCAGAACAAATAATGGTTAAGATACCTCCGGGTGTTGATAACGGGACAAAGGTTCGGGTTGCAGGAAAGGGCGGGACAGGATTAAGGGGAGGCAGGAGCGGAGACCTCTTCATAATAACATCAATCCGCCCTGACAGATTCTATGAACGGAAGGAAAACGACCTCTATTGTGATGTTCCTGTCACAGTGAGCGAGGCAGCCCTCGGCGCCCGGATAGAGGTGCCCACTATGGATGGAACTGCCTCTATGACCATACCAGCCGGCACACAGGGCGGTCAGTTGTTCAGGCTTAAGGGAAAAGGGATGCCTCTTCTTAAAGGTGGAGGCAGCGGGGACCAGTATGTAAAGGTGATAATAACTATCCCCAGGAACATTGCGGATGCTGACAAGGAGCTGTTCAGGAAAATTTCTGAGCTATATGCAGAAAATCCACGGGAAAAGATACTGAGGAGGAAGTAA
- the guaB gene encoding IMP dehydrogenase, translated as MLNHDMEEAVTFDDVVLVPSRADIHPKDVDTSSRLTKNIRLNIPIVSAAMDTVTEARLAIAIARAGGIGIMHRAMAPEKQAAEVEMVKKSESGMIMRPVTISPHQKIFDALEIMKRYRISGIPVTENEKLVGILTNRDLRFEKRLDLAVADIMTKDNLITAPVGTTLEDAKEILQTNRIEKLPVVDEAFNLKGLITIKDIEKRIQHPNACKDQMGRLRVGAAVGVGEDEKKRVELLIGAGVDVVVVDTAHGHSIRVIEMVGYIRKRFPDLGIMAGNIATAEGAKDLINAGVDSVKVGVGPGSICTTRVVSGAGMPQLTAISKCSDIAKAHGIPVIADGGIKYSGDIVKAIAAGADAVMIGGLFAGTEESPGEVVLLQGRSYKVYRGMGSLGAMERGGRDRYFQEGETSEKKLVPEGIEGRVPYKGTLSAVIYQLVGGLRSGMGYCGCGSIEELKAKARFVRVTSAGFREGHVHDVIITKEAPNYHLEGEV; from the coding sequence ATGCTAAATCATGACATGGAAGAGGCGGTTACTTTCGATGATGTCGTATTAGTGCCGTCAAGGGCAGATATTCATCCAAAGGATGTTGATACCAGCTCACGGCTGACAAAAAATATCAGGCTTAATATACCTATTGTGAGCGCTGCAATGGATACTGTAACCGAGGCCCGGTTGGCTATAGCTATTGCAAGGGCCGGTGGCATAGGGATTATGCACAGGGCAATGGCCCCGGAGAAACAGGCCGCTGAGGTGGAGATGGTCAAGAAGTCCGAGAGCGGGATGATTATGCGGCCTGTAACAATCTCTCCCCATCAGAAGATATTTGATGCACTTGAGATTATGAAGAGGTACAGGATATCAGGCATTCCTGTGACTGAGAACGAAAAGCTGGTAGGCATACTTACGAACAGGGACCTGAGGTTTGAGAAGAGGCTTGACCTTGCTGTCGCCGATATCATGACAAAGGACAACCTTATTACCGCACCCGTTGGCACTACACTCGAAGATGCGAAGGAGATTCTGCAAACCAACAGGATTGAGAAACTGCCAGTTGTAGATGAGGCATTCAACCTCAAGGGTCTTATTACAATCAAGGACATTGAGAAGAGGATACAACACCCTAATGCGTGCAAAGACCAGATGGGGAGGCTAAGGGTAGGCGCTGCAGTTGGTGTCGGTGAAGACGAGAAGAAGAGGGTGGAACTCCTTATTGGCGCTGGTGTGGATGTTGTCGTGGTTGACACTGCGCATGGTCATTCCATAAGGGTGATCGAGATGGTCGGGTATATAAGGAAGAGGTTCCCTGACCTGGGCATCATGGCAGGGAATATAGCCACTGCAGAGGGTGCAAAGGACCTTATAAATGCAGGCGTGGATTCGGTCAAGGTTGGCGTAGGCCCGGGATCCATTTGCACTACGAGGGTCGTGTCAGGGGCTGGTATGCCCCAACTGACGGCCATATCAAAATGCTCTGATATTGCAAAGGCCCATGGCATCCCTGTTATTGCTGACGGCGGCATTAAATATTCGGGAGATATAGTCAAGGCCATAGCAGCAGGTGCAGATGCAGTGATGATCGGCGGACTTTTTGCAGGGACAGAGGAGAGCCCGGGAGAGGTCGTGCTGCTGCAGGGCAGGAGCTACAAGGTCTATCGCGGCATGGGTTCCCTTGGGGCAATGGAGAGGGGCGGCAGGGACAGATACTTCCAGGAAGGTGAGACGAGTGAGAAAAAGCTCGTACCTGAGGGCATAGAGGGCAGGGTACCATATAAGGGAACGCTCTCAGCAGTAATATATCAACTCGTTGGCGGATTGAGATCCGGCATGGGTTACTGCGGCTGCGGTTCCATTGAAGAGTTAAAGGCAAAGGCAAGGTTTGTGCGTGTTACTTCAGCAGGTTTCAGGGAAGGGCACGTCCATGACGTGATAATAACAAAAGAGGCCCCGAATTATCATTTGGAAGGTGAAGTGTGA
- the mtnA gene encoding S-methyl-5-thioribose-1-phosphate isomerase, with protein MVPTIEWKNGIVSMLNQTKLPVEVIYFDCKTYQDVAKGIKELIIRGAPAIGVAAAMGIALGVREVRAIDFAGFYSEMEKICSHIGSTRPTAVNLFWAIERMKKVAITNKEKPVNIIKDILFEESNLILTEDIAANKAMGRHGSQFIRSGDTILTHCNAGALATAGYGTALGVIRAAKEEGKEIKVFADETRPVLQGARLTAWELMEDGIHVTLITDNMAGYFMKKGMINLCVVGADRIARNGDAANKIGTYSVAVLAKEHGIPFYVAAPVSTIDFSIPSGDHIPIEERDASEVSNVFGKVRIAPAKVNIANPAFDVTPAKYIAAIITEKGAFKPQDIHNLAP; from the coding sequence ATGGTACCAACAATTGAATGGAAGAATGGCATTGTAAGCATGCTGAACCAGACGAAACTGCCTGTCGAGGTTATATACTTTGACTGCAAGACTTACCAGGACGTTGCCAAAGGGATAAAAGAGCTTATCATCCGCGGGGCTCCGGCCATAGGTGTTGCTGCTGCAATGGGGATTGCACTGGGAGTCAGGGAAGTAAGGGCAATTGACTTTGCAGGATTTTACAGTGAAATGGAGAAGATCTGCAGTCACATTGGATCAACAAGGCCTACTGCCGTCAACCTCTTCTGGGCAATCGAGCGCATGAAGAAGGTTGCCATCACAAACAAGGAAAAACCAGTAAATATCATTAAAGACATATTGTTCGAAGAATCAAACCTGATACTGACAGAGGACATAGCTGCAAACAAGGCAATGGGGAGGCATGGCTCTCAATTTATCAGGAGCGGGGATACTATACTGACCCATTGTAATGCAGGCGCACTTGCTACTGCAGGATACGGGACAGCGCTTGGAGTAATCCGGGCAGCCAAAGAGGAAGGCAAGGAGATAAAAGTCTTTGCAGATGAAACGCGGCCGGTGCTTCAGGGTGCCAGGCTTACCGCATGGGAACTAATGGAAGACGGGATTCATGTCACACTTATTACTGATAACATGGCAGGATATTTCATGAAAAAGGGAATGATTAACCTGTGCGTAGTCGGCGCTGACCGCATTGCACGAAACGGAGATGCTGCGAACAAGATCGGGACTTACAGCGTGGCAGTCCTGGCCAAAGAGCATGGCATACCATTTTATGTAGCGGCCCCTGTGTCAACCATAGACTTCAGCATACCATCCGGTGATCATATCCCGATCGAAGAGAGGGATGCCTCAGAGGTCTCAAACGTATTTGGCAAAGTCCGGATAGCGCCTGCAAAGGTCAATATCGCAAACCCGGCATTTGATGTCACGCCTGCAAAATATATAGCTGCAATTATCACTGAAAAGGGCGCATTCAAACCTCAGGACATCCATAACCTGGCGCCGTAG
- a CDS encoding Fic family protein, with protein sequence MDEEEEKLGSTRSFETNEGELTYTEVSERLAVSLARMLSQLLQNPPHEIVVTPDWLCQRHQELAGHLFPEWAGRFRTTDVKVGTLEPPAYYKVPVLVRSFCDDLAERLWHVDDDNLHDIAAFLAWVDWRFQWIHPFKDFNGRIGRLTLAALLYKLALPPVETAPTSPEGRREYLEALRAGDAGNLAPLQKLWIRRLGEAI encoded by the coding sequence ATGGACGAAGAAGAAGAAAAGTTAGGATCAACCCGGTCGTTTGAGACAAATGAAGGCGAGCTTACCTATACGGAAGTCTCAGAAAGGCTTGCCGTCTCGCTTGCCAGGATGCTCTCTCAGCTTTTACAGAATCCACCCCACGAGATCGTTGTCACGCCCGATTGGCTCTGTCAGAGACACCAGGAACTCGCCGGGCACCTGTTTCCTGAATGGGCTGGACGGTTTCGTACAACTGATGTGAAAGTGGGTACACTGGAGCCGCCGGCTTATTACAAAGTACCGGTTCTCGTGCGGTCTTTCTGTGACGATTTGGCCGAGAGGCTGTGGCATGTGGACGATGATAATCTGCACGATATCGCTGCTTTCCTCGCCTGGGTGGACTGGCGGTTTCAGTGGATACATCCCTTCAAAGATTTTAACGGCCGCATTGGCCGCCTGACGCTGGCAGCGCTTCTTTACAAGCTTGCCCTGCCCCCTGTCGAAACTGCACCCACGAGCCCGGAGGGGCGTCGTGAATATCTCGAAGCCCTGCGAGCCGGTGATGCAGGCAATCTCGCTCCGCTTCAAAAATTATGGATCCGGCGGCTCGGAGAGGCAATCTAA